One window of Posidoniimonas polymericola genomic DNA carries:
- a CDS encoding FG-GAP-like repeat-containing protein, translated as MAWNRAFGNECRGKAQPPRRNRRGDRLARLSGGRSLVFELLEGRRLLAADFGDAPEPYPTLLADDGPRHEAVGPQLGATRTAEMNGLPSAAADADSGDDGVTFGEIRVGQANATVAVNVQNAPAGARLDAWIDFNGDGSWDGATDQIIRNAPVSDGENSFRFEVPSWAQAGHTSARFRISTIGGLSPFGPALDGEVEDYIVEVSSPSKSAGEYAAPTYIAHTSVPLTKLVTLDLDRDGDLDIVSLSFGGDAIVWLENGGELDFSEHLVPNTLDAPTSIAVADLDADGDLDLAAASNYNDKVAWYENDGSQSFTEHIVSYNANTASDVSFVDLDGDGDLDLLGTTRLEHTVSWYENDGLEHFTEHQIASDLYNAIGAEAVDLDGDGDLDILVERSGGFFYNIDWLQNDGSGNFTKRRVPTSFGNPNQPVVIDVDGDGMFDLTAVSGLTGAVGWYQNLGNGGFREHLILGTETGTVGGKQILAGDWDGDGDTDIATSSGAAPRVLVQYKNDGAEQFSASDPSYAAGGGAMTIGDIDQDGDLDLLQAFNSPYKLAWYENVVNASVTVLNGVASEVSPDSPLRFRLELSHPSVNPTVVGFSVGGSAAHGLDYVVGGPVALQGGLGQAEFPPGETVIELSFTPLDDSLFEGAESVVVQLLPGAGYAVGDDFEASGSILSDEFGGDFGDAPAPYPTLSASDGALHSESSANTPMLGASLSLEPDGLLSADASADDDNGVTIAEVRVGQSAATAVVEVSGAPGRLDAWIDFDRDGSWDGPGEQIAAGLPLEVGLTPVFFAVPATAAPGVTYARFRISSHGGLAVSGVAGDGEVEDYELLITPPVQANGSLQYGGELDPTVMYADSITTADLDRDGDVDIIASLGDGGLVWRENLSGGIFANHLIDSERVIGYALSTADLDLDGDLDLLVGSAVADSVLWYENVGQLAFVRRNAFPSLRDPRMVAASDVDRDGDIDVLGVSSGSDRTIAWYLNDGRQVFTEQIVSAGLYQPWDSVARDIDGDGDLDVLVASVNGDVLWFENAGDGNHIEQLAVGGLGYSTAVSAGDFDADGDTDIVAWSEDDERLVWLENDGGEVFTQHEINAFPSSPHAVHSIEVVDLDGDSDLDLAVNISSTGGFAWYENDGSGSFVEHAMSPANGAQLPVAADLDNDGDLELLTGRIGAEGVEWTELAHSVELAINQGLIGEADGRPLSITLTTQEAVNTSVEVAFSLSGAADYRSDYDLVGATSYDGDTGVITIPRGERMARLELVALNDFHIETSEALLLELRDGANYVLSGQTSATIVISSDDLYSDFGDAPSPFATLLSEDGARHSPTADPANAPLLGELLGSEPDGTPDAEANAHGSDDGVVFGELRPGQQDATITVTVSGAGGLLDAWIDFNADGSWGGVGEKIFNSVSVDVGQNELSFDVPSHVGAGPVYARFRLSSTGSPTPYGVAVDGEVEDYIVAIASPAATGGDFLRRLLISETDFNPESLEAADIDGDGDMDLLAELSEPSQVAWLENDGNENFEIREIAGATGRVLSSGDFDADGDVDFVTGGEQWVKWFENDGAGNFSSYLIAANWGLPSSAAIADMDGDGSLDIVVLSHEDRRLSWFRRTAPSYFEERAINGELGYADNLSLADIDRDGDIDVVTARSVRSSIAAVTWFENHGEGDFDPHVIDARGGIRATNPVDIDLDGDLDIAFSARGLRVAWYENDGSQNFTLITRASGHSYEYKDSEVGDFDGDGDLDFVVLDGVSYSVSYFYANDGDGQFTLASQTDPFVLHTPLLSVDLDGDGDLDQVALSAGSDMINWLENVVTAEISLQNAQSLSSEGDVLDLVVELDHARLVPTELALLVGGGAEYLDDYELLGATLREPGVLLLTIPAGQRSATYSLSVIDDLVVESDETLVATLAPGRGYRAGEAADFEFTITSDDTLADFGDAPAPYPTLLAQNGALHAPSPVGIQGPRLGASSSLETNGSPSAAANGDDDDGVSFVGLFPGSVKGIVAIAVQDAPGRVDAWIDFNGDGSWDSPGEHILSDAPVVVGDNTLIIKVPAWANPGVAYGRFRLSTAGGLGYAGPAADGEVEDYAITIEAPPATTSEFAKAGAITTLNGQYRSYQRLEAIDLDGDGDLDLLPRLPSSGEHWAENTGDESYVLRELGRRVDGVSPADIDQDGAPDLLVWVNGYSQGGFGLLENDGIGGFTYRTIDESFQDVMDAVAADINADGTPDLVVARKNGEVLWLEAAAGGYELHLIGDYATSSFDAGPVDLEVADVNADGYVDIVVTGDLHGLNPIWLQNDGHGKFKQNYLSLASNHNYATTVDIDDDGDLDVITIGRSVRWHVNDGGEFGYYETLSSSRYWQRPLIGDFDGDGRMEIAVGNDDEAVVLEYDGASGLSETHLDIKSSTLAVGDIDGNGTLDLLAWESSGEVTRWSQPLKISLSSGPSAVVEDSTLGIVIRVEVGSASHRGINVELALSGTATLGEDYLIEGASVSSPAVIATEIPAGSPFVEIVIRPIEDSVVELAESIIVDLLGQPGRAAGVILCDPDIADYGDAPFPYPVNAASGGAAHWATGPYLGATRTTEGAGFNSADAAGDAGDDGVVFAATYPGNASSEVTVELSDAPDGALLDAWIDFDGDGTWNGPGEHVFAGQPISEGENLLLFTTPGWALPGQSAARFRVSTTGGLGIVGAADDGEVEDYLLTIAPAQRKVPTFATGAIGAPESDATYPNVVDFDRDGDLDVVYVLNRQTIVWQENLGDTRFAEHTVGDLASLTILQPEVVDLNGDGLLDVLGVARVSGAPDTLGVFLQQADGFLAIEGPAGMDSVSTYAVGDIDSDGDIDLLFGGLTYGSNDGSPTLENFAWLENDGTAAFTRRVIPFGRPSPYPASNANLADLNGDGHLDFVVASAAGVRIVTFENNGSQEFTARLTDPRPTQSFSRYGTLTTGDFDLDGDTDLIATSGIYSSPGSWYENDGTGRFTELPSTFWAYNASSVTTADVDGDGDLDAVYSGAPFLTWQENRLRGDYNDDQVVNEADYEVWRSTYGEVGVAPRADGNADGRVDAVDYAIWRDARVAQPERVFLTQIAGAYGWFGAEIGDLDGDGDLDIVTGGYEGLTWFVNVPSVHVTTSGTDLLEGGEPLEVTFTRTEQLDQDFTLELLPSGTAGFNVDYTVNGLSARQVVIPAGSNSTTIALNAVDDGLSELDEPFSIGFRGGPKYAVTGTSRLSGAVQSDEPGGDFGDAPAPYATLLADDGARHSRLTDVDPRLGATRADSSDAAPSDTAVGDLDDDGVLLTTVQAGQEGASATVEVQGAAGLLDAWIDFNGNGSWDDDGEQVFASVPAGLGINELAFDVPADAQLGTTYARFRISTHGQLGPEGLAADGEVEDYPLMIDPAPVEAPLASSEAAWTEAAINALAFAAIDTGPPIVKPASRPTPTTSIGPVTDDLLELLAIEQARRPLATAYRADYDQAIGSDADEPAASDGSTATLTEQVLSSPSRG; from the coding sequence ATGGCTTGGAATCGTGCGTTTGGCAACGAGTGCCGCGGCAAGGCTCAGCCGCCCAGAAGAAACCGTCGCGGCGACCGCCTCGCCCGGCTGAGCGGTGGCCGGTCGCTCGTGTTCGAACTGCTCGAGGGGCGCCGCCTGCTGGCGGCCGACTTCGGCGATGCGCCGGAGCCCTACCCAACGCTGCTGGCGGATGACGGCCCGCGACACGAAGCGGTCGGCCCGCAGCTTGGTGCGACACGCACAGCCGAAATGAATGGGCTACCCTCCGCAGCTGCCGACGCCGACTCCGGCGACGACGGAGTTACGTTCGGAGAGATCCGAGTTGGCCAAGCCAACGCGACGGTGGCCGTGAACGTCCAGAACGCTCCAGCCGGCGCGCGGCTCGACGCATGGATCGACTTCAACGGCGACGGTTCGTGGGACGGAGCGACCGATCAAATCATTCGCAACGCCCCAGTCTCAGACGGCGAAAACAGCTTTCGATTCGAGGTCCCATCTTGGGCCCAGGCCGGCCACACCTCGGCGAGGTTCAGGATTAGCACAATCGGTGGACTGAGCCCATTCGGTCCAGCGCTTGACGGAGAGGTAGAAGACTACATCGTTGAGGTCTCGTCACCATCCAAGTCGGCGGGCGAATACGCGGCTCCGACCTACATTGCGCATACCTCGGTCCCCCTTACGAAGCTCGTGACTCTCGACCTTGATCGAGATGGAGATCTTGACATCGTCTCATTGTCGTTTGGCGGCGACGCAATCGTATGGCTAGAGAACGGTGGCGAGTTAGATTTCAGCGAACACCTTGTCCCCAACACGCTTGACGCCCCCACCTCGATTGCCGTGGCAGACCTTGACGCTGACGGAGATCTAGACCTTGCGGCAGCCTCTAACTACAACGACAAGGTTGCGTGGTACGAGAACGACGGCTCACAATCATTCACAGAACACATTGTTTCCTACAATGCGAACACGGCGTCAGATGTCTCTTTCGTAGATCTGGACGGGGACGGCGACCTCGACCTTCTCGGCACAACACGCCTCGAACACACCGTTTCGTGGTATGAGAATGATGGACTCGAGCACTTCACCGAACACCAGATTGCATCGGACCTCTACAACGCGATCGGTGCTGAGGCCGTCGACTTGGATGGCGACGGGGATCTCGACATCCTTGTGGAACGAAGCGGCGGTTTCTTCTACAACATCGACTGGCTGCAAAACGACGGTTCTGGGAACTTCACCAAGAGGCGAGTACCAACATCGTTCGGCAACCCAAATCAACCTGTGGTGATTGATGTCGACGGCGATGGGATGTTTGATTTGACGGCGGTTTCTGGGCTGACAGGCGCGGTCGGATGGTACCAGAATCTAGGAAACGGCGGGTTTCGTGAACACTTAATCCTAGGGACAGAAACTGGCACCGTCGGCGGCAAGCAAATCCTCGCAGGTGACTGGGACGGCGACGGCGACACTGACATAGCGACTTCCTCGGGGGCCGCACCTCGCGTTCTTGTCCAGTACAAGAATGATGGGGCAGAGCAATTCTCGGCCAGCGATCCATCATACGCTGCGGGCGGTGGGGCCATGACCATCGGGGACATAGACCAGGACGGCGACCTCGATCTACTGCAGGCATTTAATTCTCCGTACAAATTGGCGTGGTACGAGAACGTCGTCAATGCCAGCGTGACGGTGCTCAACGGGGTCGCCTCGGAAGTCTCCCCCGACTCGCCGCTGAGGTTTCGGCTTGAACTCTCCCACCCAAGCGTGAACCCGACAGTGGTCGGCTTCTCGGTCGGCGGCTCTGCGGCGCATGGCCTTGACTACGTCGTCGGCGGCCCTGTAGCGCTCCAGGGCGGCCTTGGACAGGCAGAGTTCCCGCCCGGGGAAACCGTTATTGAACTATCATTTACGCCCCTGGATGACTCGCTTTTCGAGGGAGCAGAGTCGGTAGTCGTGCAACTACTCCCAGGAGCGGGCTACGCGGTTGGAGACGACTTCGAGGCGTCAGGATCCATCCTGAGTGACGAATTTGGGGGCGACTTCGGTGATGCCCCCGCGCCCTATCCAACACTGTCCGCCAGCGATGGCGCTCTGCACAGCGAGTCGTCCGCGAACACGCCCATGCTCGGAGCGTCGCTGTCATTGGAACCAGACGGGCTCCTCTCTGCTGACGCCAGCGCCGACGACGACAACGGCGTCACAATCGCGGAGGTAAGAGTGGGGCAGTCCGCCGCTACTGCTGTTGTCGAAGTAAGCGGCGCACCAGGCCGACTCGACGCGTGGATCGACTTCGACCGGGACGGCTCCTGGGATGGGCCCGGGGAACAGATTGCCGCCGGTCTGCCGCTGGAAGTCGGGTTGACTCCTGTGTTCTTCGCCGTTCCGGCCACCGCAGCTCCCGGAGTCACCTATGCCCGATTTCGGATCAGCAGCCACGGTGGGCTCGCTGTATCTGGCGTCGCCGGTGATGGCGAGGTCGAAGACTATGAGCTCTTGATTACGCCTCCTGTTCAGGCAAACGGGAGTTTGCAGTACGGCGGCGAGCTCGACCCAACCGTCATGTACGCCGACTCTATTACCACTGCCGACCTGGACCGCGATGGGGACGTCGACATCATCGCCTCGCTGGGGGATGGCGGCCTGGTGTGGCGGGAGAATCTTAGCGGCGGTATTTTCGCGAACCACCTAATCGACAGTGAGAGGGTAATTGGGTACGCCCTTTCCACTGCGGATCTAGACCTTGATGGCGACTTAGACCTGCTTGTTGGCTCTGCAGTAGCAGACAGCGTGTTGTGGTACGAGAACGTCGGCCAGCTAGCATTCGTCCGGCGCAATGCGTTTCCGTCGCTGAGAGACCCCAGAATGGTTGCAGCGTCGGATGTGGATCGGGACGGCGACATTGACGTTCTTGGGGTTTCCTCGGGTTCCGACAGGACGATCGCTTGGTACCTCAACGACGGTCGACAAGTTTTTACCGAGCAGATCGTGTCTGCTGGCCTTTACCAGCCCTGGGACTCAGTCGCACGAGACATCGACGGCGATGGAGACCTTGATGTGCTGGTCGCTTCCGTTAACGGCGACGTCCTATGGTTCGAGAACGCTGGCGATGGGAACCATATCGAGCAGCTTGCAGTCGGCGGCCTAGGCTATTCCACCGCTGTATCAGCTGGCGATTTTGACGCCGACGGCGACACCGATATCGTCGCCTGGTCTGAAGACGACGAGAGGCTCGTGTGGCTAGAGAACGACGGAGGCGAGGTCTTCACCCAGCACGAAATCAATGCGTTCCCGAGCTCCCCGCACGCGGTTCATTCCATCGAGGTGGTCGACCTCGACGGCGACTCTGATCTTGATCTCGCGGTCAACATCTCTAGCACCGGGGGTTTCGCCTGGTACGAAAATGATGGCTCGGGGAGCTTTGTCGAGCACGCGATGTCGCCCGCAAACGGGGCCCAGCTACCAGTCGCCGCGGACCTCGACAACGACGGCGACCTCGAACTCTTGACGGGAAGAATTGGTGCCGAAGGCGTCGAGTGGACAGAACTGGCCCATTCGGTTGAACTGGCGATCAACCAGGGTTTGATCGGGGAAGCTGACGGGCGGCCGCTCTCCATCACCCTCACTACCCAAGAGGCCGTTAACACTTCTGTCGAGGTCGCATTCAGCCTCAGTGGCGCCGCAGACTATCGCTCTGACTACGATCTCGTTGGAGCTACCTCCTATGATGGCGACACTGGCGTGATCACAATACCACGCGGTGAGAGGATGGCGAGACTTGAACTAGTCGCACTCAATGACTTCCATATTGAAACCTCGGAGGCCTTGCTTCTTGAGCTTCGGGACGGCGCCAACTACGTGCTATCTGGCCAAACCAGCGCGACGATTGTGATTTCTAGCGATGACTTGTATTCCGATTTCGGCGACGCCCCCTCCCCCTTCGCGACGCTCCTGTCCGAAGACGGGGCCCGTCACTCCCCGACCGCCGACCCGGCCAATGCCCCCCTATTGGGCGAGCTCCTCGGCAGCGAGCCAGACGGTACGCCGGACGCCGAGGCGAATGCCCACGGCAGCGACGACGGCGTCGTGTTTGGCGAGCTTCGGCCCGGTCAGCAGGACGCCACGATCACCGTCACCGTTAGCGGCGCCGGCGGCCTTCTTGACGCCTGGATCGACTTCAATGCCGATGGCTCCTGGGGAGGGGTGGGCGAGAAGATCTTCAATTCCGTTAGCGTCGACGTCGGCCAGAACGAGCTTAGCTTTGATGTGCCAAGCCACGTTGGAGCCGGACCGGTTTACGCCCGCTTCCGCCTGAGTTCGACCGGGAGCCCCACGCCCTACGGCGTGGCGGTCGATGGGGAGGTCGAAGATTATATCGTAGCGATCGCGTCTCCGGCCGCGACCGGGGGCGATTTCCTGCGGCGCCTGCTGATTTCTGAAACCGATTTCAATCCGGAGAGCCTTGAGGCGGCCGACATCGACGGCGACGGCGACATGGATCTGCTCGCAGAGTTGTCTGAACCGTCTCAGGTTGCTTGGCTGGAGAACGACGGAAACGAGAACTTCGAAATCCGAGAGATCGCTGGCGCCACGGGGCGCGTGTTGAGCAGCGGGGACTTCGACGCAGACGGCGATGTCGACTTTGTTACTGGGGGGGAACAGTGGGTAAAGTGGTTCGAGAACGATGGTGCGGGCAACTTTAGCTCCTACCTGATTGCCGCCAACTGGGGCCTCCCCAGCTCTGCCGCTATCGCCGACATGGACGGTGACGGCTCGCTCGATATCGTTGTCTTGAGCCACGAAGACAGGCGACTCTCTTGGTTCCGCCGCACGGCCCCCAGCTACTTTGAAGAGCGAGCGATCAACGGCGAGCTGGGCTACGCGGACAATCTGAGCCTGGCGGACATCGACCGAGACGGCGACATTGATGTTGTCACCGCGAGAAGTGTCCGCAGCAGCATTGCCGCTGTTACTTGGTTCGAGAATCACGGTGAAGGCGACTTCGATCCGCATGTCATCGACGCGCGAGGGGGGATACGCGCTACGAACCCGGTCGACATTGATCTGGACGGCGACCTGGACATCGCATTCTCCGCCCGCGGCTTGCGTGTCGCCTGGTACGAAAACGACGGCAGCCAGAATTTCACGCTCATTACCCGGGCGTCGGGACACAGCTACGAGTACAAAGACTCCGAGGTGGGCGACTTCGATGGAGATGGAGACCTCGATTTCGTTGTGCTCGATGGCGTCAGCTACAGCGTTTCGTACTTCTACGCGAACGATGGGGACGGCCAGTTCACGCTCGCGTCGCAAACCGACCCCTTCGTGCTGCACACCCCGCTGCTCAGCGTCGACCTGGATGGCGACGGAGACCTCGACCAGGTGGCGCTCTCCGCCGGGTCGGACATGATCAACTGGCTCGAGAACGTGGTCACAGCTGAGATATCCCTTCAGAACGCACAATCGTTGTCCAGCGAGGGGGACGTTCTCGACCTTGTCGTCGAGCTTGACCACGCCCGGCTGGTCCCAACTGAGCTTGCCCTGCTTGTCGGGGGCGGAGCAGAGTATCTCGATGACTACGAGTTGTTGGGGGCGACGCTCCGAGAGCCCGGCGTCCTCCTGCTGACGATCCCCGCGGGACAACGGTCTGCCACCTACTCGCTCTCGGTTATCGACGACCTCGTGGTCGAGAGCGACGAGACGCTAGTTGCTACGCTCGCCCCCGGCCGGGGGTACCGGGCCGGCGAAGCAGCGGACTTTGAATTCACCATCACCAGCGACGACACGCTGGCCGACTTCGGCGACGCTCCCGCGCCGTACCCAACGCTGCTCGCGCAAAATGGCGCCCTGCACGCCCCCTCCCCAGTCGGCATCCAGGGCCCAAGGCTCGGCGCAAGCTCGAGCCTGGAAACAAACGGCTCACCGAGCGCCGCGGCGAATGGCGACGATGACGATGGAGTCTCCTTCGTAGGGCTTTTCCCGGGCAGCGTTAAGGGCATAGTTGCTATCGCCGTTCAGGACGCTCCTGGCCGTGTCGACGCCTGGATCGACTTCAACGGGGACGGCTCATGGGACAGTCCTGGCGAGCACATCCTGTCCGACGCGCCGGTTGTGGTCGGCGACAACACGCTGATTATCAAAGTCCCGGCCTGGGCCAACCCGGGCGTGGCGTACGGCAGGTTCCGCCTGAGCACCGCGGGAGGTCTGGGCTACGCCGGGCCGGCCGCCGACGGCGAGGTCGAGGACTACGCGATCACCATTGAGGCGCCTCCGGCTACGACTAGCGAATTCGCGAAGGCCGGAGCGATTACTACCCTAAATGGGCAGTACAGGTCTTACCAACGACTGGAAGCAATCGACCTGGACGGCGACGGGGACCTCGACTTGCTTCCCCGCTTGCCCTCCTCAGGAGAACATTGGGCCGAGAACACCGGCGATGAGAGCTACGTGCTTCGAGAGCTGGGCCGGCGGGTTGACGGGGTCTCACCAGCTGACATCGACCAGGACGGCGCCCCGGACCTGCTCGTCTGGGTCAACGGCTACTCGCAGGGCGGTTTTGGCCTGCTTGAGAACGACGGGATTGGCGGGTTCACCTACCGCACCATCGACGAGTCGTTCCAGGATGTCATGGACGCTGTGGCCGCTGACATCAACGCCGACGGGACGCCCGACCTTGTTGTCGCCAGGAAGAACGGAGAAGTCCTGTGGCTCGAGGCCGCTGCCGGCGGCTACGAGCTCCACCTGATTGGTGATTATGCGACGAGCTCCTTCGACGCCGGCCCCGTTGACCTCGAGGTTGCCGACGTCAACGCCGATGGCTACGTCGACATCGTGGTCACCGGTGACCTGCACGGCCTGAATCCAATTTGGCTGCAGAATGATGGCCATGGCAAGTTCAAGCAGAACTACCTGTCTCTCGCCAGCAATCACAACTACGCCACAACAGTTGACATTGACGACGACGGCGACCTGGATGTCATCACGATCGGACGGTCCGTCCGATGGCATGTCAACGACGGCGGCGAGTTTGGCTACTACGAGACTCTGTCGTCCTCTCGATACTGGCAACGCCCCCTCATCGGCGACTTCGACGGCGACGGTCGGATGGAAATCGCCGTTGGCAACGACGACGAAGCAGTGGTGCTGGAGTATGACGGCGCCTCGGGTCTTTCCGAAACTCATCTAGATATCAAGTCGAGCACACTGGCGGTTGGCGACATCGATGGCAACGGAACGCTCGACCTCCTCGCCTGGGAATCCTCGGGGGAAGTCACTCGCTGGTCGCAGCCCCTCAAGATTTCGCTGAGCTCCGGCCCGTCTGCGGTCGTGGAAGACTCGACTTTGGGGATCGTGATCCGCGTTGAGGTGGGCAGCGCCAGCCACCGCGGCATCAACGTCGAGCTCGCCCTGTCGGGAACAGCGACCCTTGGCGAGGATTACCTGATCGAAGGGGCAAGTGTGAGCAGCCCCGCCGTTATCGCCACTGAGATTCCAGCTGGTTCACCGTTTGTTGAGATCGTCATCCGCCCAATCGAGGACAGTGTCGTCGAGTTGGCAGAATCGATTATTGTCGACCTGCTGGGGCAGCCGGGCAGGGCCGCGGGGGTCATTCTTTGCGACCCCGATATCGCCGACTACGGCGACGCCCCCTTCCCCTACCCGGTGAACGCCGCCAGCGGAGGCGCCGCCCACTGGGCGACCGGCCCCTACCTCGGCGCCACCCGCACGACCGAGGGCGCGGGGTTCAACTCCGCCGACGCGGCGGGCGACGCCGGTGACGACGGCGTCGTGTTCGCCGCGACCTACCCGGGCAACGCTTCGTCCGAGGTGACCGTCGAGCTCAGCGACGCACCTGACGGCGCCCTGCTCGACGCCTGGATCGACTTCGACGGCGACGGCACCTGGAACGGGCCGGGCGAGCACGTGTTCGCCGGCCAGCCAATTTCCGAGGGTGAGAATCTGCTCTTGTTCACCACGCCCGGCTGGGCGTTGCCAGGGCAGTCCGCCGCCCGGTTCCGCGTCAGCACCACGGGCGGACTCGGCATTGTCGGCGCCGCCGATGACGGCGAGGTAGAAGACTACCTGTTGACCATCGCCCCGGCGCAACGCAAGGTCCCAACCTTCGCCACGGGCGCCATCGGCGCCCCCGAGTCGGACGCCACCTACCCGAATGTCGTGGATTTCGATCGAGACGGCGACCTCGACGTCGTCTATGTGCTGAACCGGCAGACCATCGTTTGGCAGGAAAACCTAGGCGATACCCGCTTCGCAGAGCACACTGTCGGCGACCTCGCCTCGCTGACGATCCTGCAGCCTGAGGTCGTCGACCTCAATGGCGATGGCCTCCTAGATGTGCTCGGGGTGGCCAGAGTCAGCGGCGCCCCCGATACGCTAGGGGTTTTTCTGCAGCAGGCGGACGGCTTCTTGGCAATTGAAGGCCCTGCTGGCATGGACTCGGTCTCGACGTACGCCGTAGGAGATATCGACTCCGACGGCGACATCGACCTACTCTTCGGCGGCCTAACCTATGGATCGAATGACGGATCACCGACACTCGAGAACTTCGCGTGGCTAGAGAATGACGGCACGGCGGCCTTCACGCGACGCGTTATCCCCTTCGGTCGACCCTCGCCCTACCCTGCTAGTAACGCGAACCTAGCCGACTTAAACGGAGATGGGCATCTGGACTTCGTCGTCGCGAGCGCCGCCGGCGTTCGAATCGTGACATTTGAGAACAACGGCAGCCAGGAATTCACCGCCCGCTTGACCGATCCTCGCCCAACGCAGAGTTTTTCTCGCTACGGGACCCTTACGACAGGCGACTTTGACCTCGATGGCGACACCGACCTGATCGCGACGTCTGGGATCTACTCCTCACCCGGGTCTTGGTACGAGAATGATGGAACCGGCCGGTTTACCGAGCTCCCCAGCACCTTTTGGGCCTACAACGCGTCGAGTGTGACGACCGCCGACGTTGACGGCGACGGCGACCTCGACGCGGTGTACAGCGGGGCGCCCTTCCTGACGTGGCAAGAGAACCGGCTCCGCGGCGACTACAACGACGACCAAGTCGTGAATGAGGCCGACTACGAAGTGTGGCGTTCGACGTACGGAGAAGTCGGCGTCGCCCCGCGTGCCGACGGGAACGCCGATGGCAGGGTCGACGCCGTCGACTACGCCATCTGGCGGGACGCGCGAGTCGCCCAGCCGGAGCGAGTGTTTCTGACGCAGATAGCGGGTGCGTACGGCTGGTTCGGTGCGGAGATAGGCGACCTCGACGGCGACGGTGATCTGGACATCGTCACAGGCGGCTACGAGGGCCTCACTTGGTTTGTCAACGTCCCCTCCGTTCATGTCACCACAAGCGGAACCGATCTGCTGGAAGGTGGAGAGCCGCTCGAGGTGACCTTCACTCGCACCGAGCAGCTCGATCAGGACTTTACGCTGGAGCTGCTCCCAAGCGGAACGGCGGGGTTCAACGTCGACTACACCGTCAACGGTCTCAGCGCCCGCCAGGTCGTTATCCCCGCTGGCAGCAACTCGACTACGATCGCCCTGAACGCCGTCGATGACGGGCTTTCGGAACTAGACGAACCATTCTCGATCGGGTTTCGGGGAGGCCCCAAGTACGCGGTCACCGGCACAAGCAGGCTTAGTGGCGCGGTTCAAAGCGACGAGCCTGGCGGCGACTTCGGCGACGCGCCGGCGCCCTACGCTACGCTCCT
- a CDS encoding PQQ-dependent sugar dehydrogenase has protein sequence MRIGRQKVVVLAACLLLGSSRSVDAEVAESLSDAQKAKLAAQPPVTVSTAVGELTLPPPYASEPTTKRSQVVPWPEGAAPRAPDGFTVTRFAEDLDHPRRVYIAPTGEGYFVALSDDARNSPNRIVLLRDANGDGSVDKRFEFASKANGLNQPYGMAVVDGYFYVGNVDSVMRWPYRDGMTRLEGEGERIAELPAGGYNHHWTRNLLATNDGGRLLVTVGSSSNVGEHGMEEEERRACILAMNPDGSGEELYASGLRNPVGMDYNPVTGELWTAVNERDEIGDNLVPDYLTSVRRGGWYGWPYSYYGDLPDPRWGEDPHEELASQAIVPDVPVGSHTASLGLAFYTGDKFPERYHQGAFVGQHGSWNRAKFAGYKVVFVPFDEAGRPQPPEDFLAGFIADGDASQVYGRPVSVEVTTQGDLLVSDDDGGVIWRVSYNK, from the coding sequence ATGCGAATAGGACGTCAAAAGGTCGTAGTTCTCGCTGCCTGCCTGCTGCTCGGCTCGAGCAGGTCGGTCGACGCCGAGGTTGCCGAGTCGCTCTCTGACGCCCAGAAAGCCAAGCTGGCCGCCCAACCCCCAGTCACCGTGTCGACAGCGGTAGGCGAATTGACCCTGCCGCCCCCCTACGCGTCGGAACCGACCACCAAGCGTAGTCAGGTTGTGCCGTGGCCCGAGGGAGCGGCGCCGCGGGCGCCCGATGGCTTCACGGTGACCAGGTTCGCAGAGGACCTCGACCACCCACGCCGGGTCTACATCGCCCCGACCGGCGAAGGCTATTTCGTCGCCCTTAGCGACGACGCCCGCAACAGCCCCAACCGCATCGTGCTGCTCCGCGACGCCAATGGCGATGGCTCGGTTGATAAGAGGTTCGAGTTCGCCAGCAAAGCAAACGGGCTCAACCAGCCCTACGGCATGGCGGTCGTCGACGGTTACTTCTACGTCGGGAATGTCGACTCGGTGATGCGATGGCCCTACCGCGACGGGATGACGCGGCTCGAGGGCGAAGGCGAGCGGATTGCTGAGCTCCCCGCTGGTGGCTACAACCACCACTGGACCCGCAACCTACTGGCGACGAACGATGGCGGGCGTCTGCTCGTGACGGTCGGGTCATCGAGCAACGTCGGCGAGCACGGCATGGAGGAGGAGGAGCGACGCGCGTGCATCCTGGCAATGAACCCCGACGGGTCCGGCGAAGAGCTCTACGCGTCGGGGTTGAGGAACCCAGTCGGCATGGACTACAACCCCGTGACGGGGGAGCTGTGGACCGCGGTCAATGAACGCGACGAGATCGGCGACAACCTCGTCCCCGACTACCTCACAAGTGTACGCCGGGGAGGGTGGTACGGCTGGCCCTACTCGTACTACGGGGACCTGCCCGACCCCCGGTGGGGTGAAGACCCTCACGAGGAATTGGCGAGCCAAGCGATCGTCCCGGACGTGCCGGTCGGTTCGCACACCGCGTCCTTGGGCCTCGCGTTCTACACCGGCGACAAGTTCCCCGAGCGCTACCACCAAGGGGCGTTTGTCGGTCAGCATGGGTCATGGAACCGCGCCAAATTCGCCGGCTACAAGGTGGTGTTCGTGCCGTTCGACGAGGCCGGCCGACCCCAGCCGCCCGAGGACTTCCTCGCGGGCTTCATTGCCGACGGGGACGCGAGCCAGGTTTACGGCCGGCCCGTCAGTGTCGAGGTGACCACGCAGGGCGACTTGCTGGTCAGCGACGACGACGGCGGCGTGATCTGGCGGGTGTCCTACAATAAATAG